One stretch of Saccharopolyspora erythraea DNA includes these proteins:
- the rplL gene encoding 50S ribosomal protein L7/L12 — protein sequence MAKLSNEELLDVFKEMTLLELSSFLKEFEETFDVTAAAPVAAAAPAAAGAAAPAAEEQDEFDVILESAGDKKIQVIKVVREIVSGLGLKEAKELVEGAPKPILEKVDKEKGNEAKAKLEESGAKVSLK from the coding sequence ATGGCGAAGCTGAGCAACGAAGAGCTGTTGGACGTCTTCAAGGAGATGACCCTCCTGGAGCTGTCGAGCTTCCTCAAGGAGTTCGAGGAGACCTTCGACGTCACCGCCGCCGCCCCGGTTGCCGCCGCCGCCCCGGCCGCCGCCGGTGCCGCTGCCCCGGCCGCCGAGGAGCAGGACGAGTTCGACGTCATCCTGGAGTCGGCCGGCGACAAGAAGATCCAGGTCATCAAGGTCGTCCGTGAGATCGTCTCCGGCCTGGGCCTGAAGGAGGCCAAGGAGCTCGTCGAGGGCGCCCCGAAGCCGATCCTGGAGAAGGTCGACAAGGAGAAGGGCAACGAGGCGAAGGCCAAGCTG